In Prunus dulcis chromosome 1, ALMONDv2, whole genome shotgun sequence, the following are encoded in one genomic region:
- the LOC117614190 gene encoding uncharacterized protein LOC117614190 encodes MGSLAVNFWRSTVNNAAFTTPLSWGSSIFISGNLIGLYDAQKVLPAKLCSGVSISPRAFASRNSVKKLRRDGEARKRVADKSTASEDDYVQIDKKVDPSDNLAAEELVVFPPRGAVLQACTVTSGLIAALGIIIRQASHVASIEGLPVFDCSLDISFDFEVWYLELITGLVIVISLCRYLLLKTWPDFAESSEAANQQVLSSLQPLDYIIVAFLPGISEELLFRGALLPLFGSNWRSALAVAIIFGVLHLGSGRKYSFAIWATFVGLVYGYATIVSSSLIVPMAAHAVNNLVGGISWRYRSGSPRRL; translated from the exons ATGGGTTCGCTCGCTGTGAACTTTTGGCGGTCTACAGTAAACAATGCTGCCTTTACAACCCCATTGAGTTGGGGAAGCTCCATCTTCATCA gtgggaatttgattggCCTTTATGATGCGCAGAAGGTTTTACCTGCCAAATTATGCAGT GGAGTTTCAATTAGCCCAAGAGCTTTTGCAAGTCGGAATTCGGTGAAGAAATTGAGGAGGGACGGAGAAGCACGGAAAAGAGTAGCAGATAAGAGCACTGCTTCTGAAGATGATTATGTTCAAATTGACAAGAAGGTGGACCCTTCTGATAATTTAGCTGCAGAGGAATTGGTTGTATTCCCTCCCAGAGGTGCTGTGCTTCAGGCTTGCACTGTTACTTCTGGGTTGATAGCGGCATTGGGTATAATAATTCGACAG GCATCTCATGTTGCATCAATTGAAGGATTGCCAGTCTTTGACTGCTCGTTGGACATATCAT TTGATTTTGAGGTGTGGTATCTTGAGTTGATTACAGGATTAGTTATTGTGATATCATTATGCCGATATCTCTTGTTGAAGACATGGCCAGATTTTGCAGAATCTAGCGAAGCTGCCAATCAGCAG GTCCTTAGTTCACTTCAACCTTTAGATTACATAATCGTCGCGTTTTTGCCTGGGATTAGCGAG GAACTTCTTTTCCGGGGTGCACTGCTACCACTTTTTGGATCTAATTGGAGGAGTGCATTGGCCGTCGCCATCATTTTTGGTGTTCTACACCTGGGGAGTGGCCGAAAGTATTCCTTTGCCATTTG GGCAACTTTTGTTGGGCTTGTGTATGGTTATGCAACCATTGTCTCCTCCAGCCTTATCGTGCCAATGGCTGCTCATGCAGTGAACAATTTGGTGGGAGGGATATCATGGCGCTACCGATCAGGTTCACCGCGGCGGCTATGA
- the LOC117620941 gene encoding myosin-11, with translation MPENRGSGQVQEGSAAVAQGDQGIQSSQIANGLAEDSKAIRDDVVGPVNQELGPVPPVTVPVEDDNSVSGDNGKVTEDSGKEEFVDCSDDYAMDEVERLRALLESTVDEKESFARQFEEEREAFAREVATLRLQLKALTDQQASLGESGNFIHEAESGENYDGTGSRWSELMNECFGLVKTALEKQLQTEATVRELDGFVFKKDQEIEELNAKVNEFSVLNDVVAIFLNSAQRSVEVSSEAQIEKDAHFEVVTNRMLASLRGVINQQKMVDGSFGGKLIHVEEGTSMLIEKFTQMLSEIEQLRQCLPEAREDLSSQELGGIFATVRNELLVLKRKEAEFVERLSHLEDENRKLIEELDNQKGIVETVSADLGKTTMELEQEKNRCANTREKLTMAVTKGKALVQQRDSLKQSLAEKMSELDKCFIELQEKSSALEAAELSKEELLRNENLVASLQEILSQKNVILENFEEILSQTGVPEELQSTDVLERLRWLMDENGKLKAISLEFQSLKAAMYAIDLPEVISFSNLESQVHWLRESFSQAKDEVIMLRNEITATKEVARKNIDHLTDSLSAELQTKEYLQAELDTLTSEYQDIVKKEQLVSLEKAEMIRMLLDASGVVVDNEEVYQPSLDNALLIDRCIGKIKEQSSALLDSPKVDAELFETIQSHLYVRDQKLMLYENMLEEEMLVRSEVNNLSNEFQAVSQKLVALEEEKGSLQKDVERSEEKNTVLREKLSMAVKKGKGLVQDRENLKHLLDEKNSEIEKLRLELQHKQSALAESRDKISSLSTDVDRITKLDADLVSMKEQRDQLEQFLLESNNMLQRLIESIDAIILPIESVFEEPVGKVNWLAGYMNECQDAKANAQGELGIVKEEASNLAAKLAEAHSTIKSLEDELSVAKNDVSQLAEEKWEMEVDKTNVEKELEKAIEEAMAQASKFGEVCASKKSLEEALSLAENNVSVLVSEKEGALVSRATAETELEKVKEEVDIQTSKLTEAYKTIKLLEDSLSQAQANVSLLTEQNNDFQIGRTDLEVELKKLQEEAGFHENKLADARATIKSLEDALLKAGNDITVLEGGKKNAEEEILTLNSKLNACMEELSGTNGSIESRSIEFSGDLHKLQLLMKDETLLSTMKRCFGKKFESLKDMDLILKNISDHCVSMGLEELQRHQVLEEDSYVTKSFSEGLDSISSVEKDNGEDNVTDVEDVSSCLKKTVERFQLRNNILAENFERFSFSTDEFIATLLRKLKAIRDEIVTVVEHTESFKQKANNLEIYKQEQENTIAILENDLKSLLSACTDATRELQFEVKNNLLELSSVPELEDIRHYLSPERGVIAGEGTEIHEQALDGSKYGKTAEMLSVSIRKVKALIKQFERTSEVAASTIEDLQNKLTEARSSSEKAMEERDLGKNRISKLDADIEALQNKLAKARTTSEKAMEERELGQNRISKLDADIEALQNSCSKLTLRLEDYQAKEDKFKEKEAEAQILYNTLLMKEQEAEDSLLSASEVKTLFDKIRGIEIPMPESEVGNLELHDSAHVKKLFYVLDNIINLQNQINFLAHEKEELQSTLGTRMLEIGQLKEEVEHYDRDRKDTEKMKSELSVLIYSLEKIIDMSGGNDLVGDQKSSGVMGLLSVLEKQVMALQLESENSKSKAQELGTKLVESQKFVEELSTKVNVLQDSHQGRPAQQEIVQERGIFEAPSLPTGSEISEIEDVGPVGKNTISPVPSAAHVRTMRKGSTDHLSIDIGSESTRLINSAETDEDKGHVFTSLNASGLIPRQGKSIADRIDGIWVSGGRVLMSRPRARLGLIAYWLFLHLWLLGTIL, from the exons ATGCCTGAGAACCGTGGTTCAGGGCAGGTTCAGGAAGGTTCTGCAGCTGTGGCACAGGGAGATCAAGGGATTCAAAGCAGCCAAATTGCAAATGGGCTAGCCGAAGATTCAAAAGCAATTCGGGACGACGTCGTTGGACCAGTGAATCAG GAATTAGGCCCCGTGCCACCGGTAACGGTCCCGGTAGAAGATGATAACAGTGTTTCGGGAGATAACGGAAAAGTGACAGAGGACTCGGGGAAAGAGGAGTTCGTTGATTGCTCGGACGATTACGCCATGGATGAGGTGGAACGCCTGCGTGCTTTGCTGGAAAGCACAGTTGACGAGAAAGAAAGTTTTGCGCGCCAATTCGAG GAAGAAAGGGAGGCTTTTGCCAGAGAAGTTGCTACTCTTCGGTTACAGCTGAAGGCTCTCACTGATCAACAGGCATCGCTTGGTGAAAGTGGTAATTTTATTCATGAGGCAGAAAGTGGGGAAAATTATGACGGTACTGGTTCCCGGTGGAGTGAGTTGATGAACgagtgttttgggcttgtTAAAACGGCTTTAGAAAAACAACTGCAGACTGAGGCCACGGTAAGGGAGCTTGATGGATTTGTGTTTAAGAAGGATCAAGAAATTGAGGAACTAAATGCGAAGGTCAATGAATTTTCAGTATTGAATGATGTTGTCgcaatttttttgaattctGCTCAGAGGTCTGTGGAAGTATCATCTGAGGCTCAGATTGAGAAGGATGCACATTTTGAAGTTGTAACAAACAGGATGTTGGCTTCCCTTAGGGGTGTAATTAACCAACAAAAAATGGTGGATGGTTCTTTTGGTGGAAAATTAATACATGTTGAGGAAGGCACTTCTATGCTAATTGAGAAGTTCACCCAGATGCTTTCTGAAATTGAACAACTTAGACAGTGTTTGCCGGAGGCCAGGGAAGATCTTAGTTCGCAGGAGTTAGGGGGGATTTTTGCTACTGTCCGTAATGAGTTACTTGTGCTCAAAAGAAAGGAAGCAGAGTTTGTTGAAAGATTGAGCCATCTAGAAGATGAAAATAGGAAATTGATTGAAGAACTTGACAATCAAAAAGGGATTGTTGAGACAGTGAGTGCAGATCTAGGAAAAACAACAATGGAGCTGGAGCAGGAGAAGAATAGGTGCGCTAATACAAGAGAGAAGCTTACTATGGCTGTGACGAAAGGAAAGGCATTGGTACAGCAAAGGGACTCATTGAAGCAGTCCCTTGCTGAAAAGATGAGTGAGCTTGATAAGTGTTTCATTGAATTGCAAGAGAAATCAAGTGCACTTGAAGCTGCTGAATTAAGCAAGGAGGAATTActtagaaatgaaaatttggttGCATCACTGCAAGAAATACTATcccaaaaaaatgtaattcTTGAAAATTTCGAGGAAATTTTGTCTCAGACTGGTGTACCTGAAGAACTTCAATCTACGGATGTGCTAGAGAGACTTCGATGGCTTATGGATGAAAATGGTAAACTCAAGGCCATTTCCCTGGAATTCCAAAGCTTGAAGGCGGCTATGTATGCAATTGATCTACCAGAAgttatttcattttctaacTTAGAGTCTCAAGTACATTGGCTTAGGGAATCATTTTCTCAGGCCAAAGATGAAGTGATCATGTTGCGTAATGAAATTACTGCAACTAAGGAAGTGGCACGGAAAAATATCGACCACTTAACTGATTCACTTTCAGCTGAATTGCAGACAAAGGAATATCTCCAAGCAGAGCTGGACACTCTGACGTCCGAATACCAAGATATTGTCAAGAAAGAGCAACTGGTTTCTTTAGAGAAGGCTGAGATGATCAGGATGTTACTTGATGCCTCTGGAGTTGTGGTGGACAATGAAGAGGTTTATCAGCCTTCATTGGACAATGCCTTGCTCATTGACAGATGCATTGGCAAGATAAAGGAACAGAGTAGTGCCTTACTTGATTCTCCAAAGGTTGATGCTGAGTTGTTTGAAACAATTCAAAGCCACCTGTATGTAAGGGATCAGAAGTTGATGCTGTATGAGAATATGCTAGAAGAGGAGATGCTGGTGAGGTCAGAGGTGAATAATCTGTCAAATGAGTTCCAGGCAGTATCTCAAAAACTTGTAGCATTGGAAGAGGAAAAAGGGTCCCTGCAGAAAGATGTTGAACGATCAGAGGAGAAAAATACTGTGCTCAGGGAGAAGTTGTCCATGGCAGTCAAGAAAGGTAAGGGACTGGTTCAAGACCGGGAAAACTTGAAACATCTTTTGGATGAAAAGAACTCGGAAATTGAGAAGTTAAGGCTTGAGTTACAGCACAAACAATCTGCACTTGCTGAATCCAGGGATAAGATAAGTAGTTTGTCTACTGATGTAGACCGCATCACAAAGTTAGATGCTGATCTTGTTTCTATGAAGGAACAACGGGATCAACTTGAACAGTTCTTACTGGAGAGCAATAACATGTTACAGAGACTAATTGAATCTATTGATGCCATTATTCTTCCTATTGAGTCAGTTTTTGAAGAGCCTGTGGGGAAGGTAAACTGGCTTGCGGGGTACATGAATGAATGTCAGGATGCCAAGGCAAATGCACAAGGAGAGTTGGGGATAGTAAAAGAGGAAGCCAGTAATCTGGCTGCTAAGTTAGCAGAAGCCCACTCAACCATAAAGTCTCTGGAAGATGAATTGTCAGTTGCAAAGAATGATGTATCTCAACTTGCTGAAGAAAAGTGGGAAATGGAAGTGGATAAGACCAATGTTGAAAAAGAGTTAGAGAAAGCAATTGAAGAAGCTATGGCCCAGGCTAGCAAGTTTGGTGAGGTTTGTGCATCTAAAAAGTCACTGGAAGAGGCATTGTCACTTGCAGAAAATAATGTATCTGTGCTTGTCAGTGAAAAAGAAGGGGCTTTGGTCAGTAGAGCTACTGCAGAAACAGAGCTAGAGAAAGTGAAAGAGGAAGTTGATATTCAGaccagcaaactaacagaggcCTACAAGACCATAAAGTTACTCGAAGATTCCCTATCGCAGGCACAGGCCAATGTTTCTTTACTTACTGAACAAAACaatgattttcaaattggtCGAACCGATTTAGAGGTTGAGCTAAAGAAACTCCAAGAGGAAGCTGGGTTCCATGAGAACAAGCTAGCAGATGCCCGTGCAACCATAAAATCACTGGAAGATGCATTGCTGAAGGCAGGGAATGATATTACTGTACTTGAAGGTGGAAAGAAAAATGCTGAAGAGGAAATATTAACACTTAATTCCAAGTTAAATGCATGCATGGAAGAGTTGTCTGGAACAAATGGCAGCATAGAAAGCAGGTCCATAGAGTTCAGTGGTGACCTTCATAAACTTCAACTCTTAATGAAGGATGAGACTCTGTTGTCCACTATGAAAAGATGTTTTGGGAAGAAATTTGAGAGCCTGAAAGATATGGATCTGATTCTTAAAAATATATCGGACCATTGTGTTTCCATGGGTTTAGAAGAATTGCAAAGACACCAAGTATTGGAG GAGGATTCATATGTGACAAAATCTTTCTCAGAAGGTCTTGACAGTATTTCCAGTGTTGAAAAGGATAATGGTGAGGACAATGTTACAGATGTCGAAGATGTGTCTTCATGTTTGAAGAAGACTGTGGAAAGGTTCCAGTTGCGAAACAATATTCTTGCAGAAAATTTTGAACGCTTCTCTTTTTCTACAGATGAGTTTATTGCAACTCTATTGAGAAAATTAAAGGCAATAAGGGATGAAATAGTAACTGTGGTTGAGCACACGGAATCTTTTAAACAAAAGGCAAATAATCTGGAAATATATAAACAGGAACAAGAGAATACAATAGCCATTTTAGAAAATGATCTCAAGTCTCTACTCTCTGCATGTACTGATGCTACCAGAGAACTTCAGTTTGAAGTCAAGAACAATTTACTTGAATTGAGCTCTGTTCCTGAGCTTGAAGATATAAGACATTATTTGTCTCCAGAAAGAGGAGTAATTGCTGGAGAGGGCACAGAAATACATGAGCAAGCTCTGGATGGAAGCAAATATGGAAAAACAGCAGAAATGTTGTCAGTTTCTATTAGAAAAGTTAAAGCTTTGATTAAACAGTTTGAGAGAACAAGTGAAGTGGCAGCCTCTACAATTGAAGATTTGCAGAATAAACTGACCGAAGCTAGGTCATCTTCTGAAAAAGCCATGGAAGAAAGGGATCTAGGAAAAAATAGGATTTCCAAGTTGGATGCTGATATAGAAGCATTACAGAATAAACTGGCTAAAGCTAGGACAACTTCTGAAAAAGCCATGGAAGAAAGGGAGCTAGGACAAAATAGGATTTCCAAGTTGGATGCTGATATAGAAGCATTACAGAATTCATGCAGCAAGCTGACGCTTAGACTAGAGGATTATCAAGCAAAAGAGGATAAGTTTAAGGAAAAGGAGGCAGAAGCTCAAATCCTGTACAATACTTTGCTAATGAAAGAACAAG AGGCTGAAGACTCCCTCCTGTCAGCATCTGAAGTCAAAACCCTCTTTGACAAGATCAGAGGGATTGAAATCCCTATGCCAGAGTCAGAAGTAGGAAATTTGGAGCTGCATGATTCAGCTCATGTAAAGAAGCTCTTTTATGTTCTTGATAATATTATTAACCTTCAGAATCAGATAAACTTTTTGGctcatgaaaaagaagaactgCAGTCAACTCTTGGGACTAGGATGCTTGAAATTGGACAACTGAAGGAGGAGGTTGAACATTATGACAGAGATAGAAAAGATACAGAGAAGATGAAAAGCGAACTGTCTGTGCTTATATATAGTTTGGAAAAAATTATAGATATGTCGGGAGGTAATGATTTAGTTGGAGATCAGAAATCTTCTGGTGTGATGGGACTTCTATCAGTATTAGAGAAGCAGGTTATGGCTTTACAATTGGAGtctgaaaattcaaaatcaaaagccCAGGAACTTGGTACTAAGTTGGTCGAGAGCCAAAAGTTTGTGGAGGAATTATCAACCAAGGTTAATGTACTTCAAGATTCACATCAAGGAAGGCCTGCTCAGCAAGAGATTGTTCAGGAAAGGGGCATCTTTGAAGCACCTTCGTTGCCTACTGGTTCCGagatatctgaaattgaagatgtg GGGCCAGTTGGGAAGAACACGATATCACCCGTCCCATCTGCAGCTCATGTGCGAACTATGCGGAAGGGTTCAACTGACCATCTCTCAATTGATATTGGTTCTGAATCTACCCGTTTAATCAACAGTGCTGAAACTGACGAGGACAAAG GTCATGTATTCACGTCTCTCAATGCATCTGGTCTCATTCCAAGACAAGGAAAGTCGATTGCAGATCGAATTGATGGGATTTG GGTATCTGGTGGTCGAGTTTTGATGAGTCGGCCAAGGGCAAGGCTAGGCCTTATTGCCTACTGGCTCTTCTTGCATCTGTGGCTGCTGGGAACCATTTTGTAA